The following coding sequences are from one Bufo bufo chromosome 2, aBufBuf1.1, whole genome shotgun sequence window:
- the LOC120992051 gene encoding gastrula zinc finger protein XlCGF17.1-like, with product MMGDPPCKSEVEEDIPGDVTTENPSKHCNGNVVLSLNYKVEDEDIMQCSSGENLIIHSIHPGHHSTNLPYNRSNHDEPSTDQSQIVTASTGQKGDKRFHCGKEFIKTPKISTHRRNPSGEKPYSCSECGKYFTKKSHFVMHERVHTGEKPYSCLECGKCFTQKSSLVIHQRNHTGEKPYSCSECGKCFTQKVSLVTHKRCHTGEKPYSCSECGKCFTDKSGLVKHERSHTGERPYSCLECGKCFSQKSCLVIHERSHTREKKFLCSECEKCFTTKAKFKKHQRSHTG from the exons atgatgggcgatcccccgtgtaagagtgaggtggaggaggacattccaggagatgtcaccacag AAAATCCCAGTAAACACTGTAATGGAAATGTTGTATTATCACTAAATTATAAAGTAGAAGATGAAGATATCATGCAGTGTTCTTCAGGAGAAAATCTCATTATCCATAGTATACATCCAGGACATCACAGTACAAACCTACCTTATAATCGCTCTAATCATGATGAACCTTCCACTGACCAGTCACAGATTGTTACAGCAAGTACCGGTCAGAAAGGGGATAAAAGGTTTCACTGTGGTAAAGAATTTATAAAAACACCAAAAATTTCTACACACAGAAGAAATCcttcaggagagaagccatactcatgttcagaatgtggaaagtaCTTCACAAAGAAATCACATTTTGTTATGCATGAGagagttcacacaggagagaaaccatattcatgtttagaatgtgggaaatgttttacacagaaatcaagccttgttatacatcagagaaatcacacaggagagaaaccatattcatgttcagaatgtgggaaatgctttacccAGAAAGTAAGTCTTGTTACACATaagagatgtcacacaggagagaagccatattcgtgttcagaatgtgggaaatgttttacggaTAAATCAggccttgttaaacatgagagaagtcacacaggagagaggccatattcctgtttagaatgtgggaaatgtttttcccAGAAATCatgtcttgttatacatgagagaagtcacacaagaGAGAAGAAATTTTTGTGCTCAgagtgtgagaaatgttttactacTAAAGCCAAATTTAAGAAGCAtcaaagaagtcacacaggatag